A region of Thermobifida halotolerans DNA encodes the following proteins:
- a CDS encoding M48 family metallopeptidase, producing the protein MIRGWGDRRQRRSLRHPQENRLLWTCVAVTALTVFGTLDRAISEHSSQPLLVLLVPTLVFFARGQLYARQRVNGVRITERQFPEAYRMVVDAAHAFGLPKTPDAYVVLGNGRVNAFASGHGFRRYVAITSDLFEIGALRGDPDALRFVIGHEVGHIAAGHASFWRQVGVSIANLIPGLGSSLSRAQEYTADNHAHRFCPEGVHALRVLAAGKYLYDRVDFDDIADRAHTDQGFFVMLVNVLATHPVNTWRFAALKDRDRPGRIF; encoded by the coding sequence ATGATCCGGGGTTGGGGAGACCGTCGGCAGCGCCGGTCGCTGCGCCATCCGCAGGAGAACCGGCTGCTGTGGACCTGCGTGGCCGTCACCGCCCTCACCGTGTTCGGTACGCTCGACCGGGCGATCTCCGAGCACAGCAGCCAGCCGCTGCTGGTCCTGCTCGTGCCGACCCTGGTGTTCTTCGCGCGCGGCCAGTTGTACGCGCGCCAGCGGGTCAACGGCGTGCGCATCACCGAGCGGCAGTTCCCCGAGGCGTACCGGATGGTGGTCGACGCCGCCCACGCCTTCGGCCTGCCGAAGACACCGGACGCCTACGTGGTCCTGGGCAACGGGCGGGTCAACGCGTTCGCCTCCGGGCACGGCTTCCGCCGCTACGTCGCGATCACCAGCGACCTGTTCGAGATCGGGGCCCTGCGCGGCGACCCCGACGCGCTCCGGTTCGTCATCGGCCACGAGGTGGGGCACATCGCCGCCGGACACGCGTCCTTCTGGCGGCAGGTCGGCGTCTCCATCGCCAACCTCATCCCCGGCCTCGGCAGCTCCCTCAGCCGGGCGCAGGAGTACACCGCCGACAACCACGCCCACCGCTTCTGCCCCGAGGGTGTGCACGCCCTGCGCGTCCTGGCGGCGGGCAAGTACCTGTACGACCGGGTGGACTTCGACGACATCGCCGACCGGGCCCACACCGACCAGGGTTTCTTCGTGATGCTGGTGAACGTGCTGGCCACCCACCCGGTCAACACCTGGCGGTTCGCCGCGCTCAAAGACCGTGACCGCCCCGGCCGGATCTTCTGA
- a CDS encoding CDP-alcohol phosphatidyltransferase family protein: protein MTSFTLADVQERTYKKRDAWWTVFLVDPLAGRLVVWTANHTSITPNQLTLGAGLLGLASAACFAMAEWQWLVAGALLFHLSFVLDCMDGKIARLKGTGSVFGAWVDFVFDRIRFFVCMMALLIGQWMYTGELVYLLLAPLLTFFDLLRYLNGPQMGKIRRSMRRQLRAAVAGETERPEVEDAESTEVNPPAETEAEAAEGETDSEDEENSGYRDSGLQPAAARQVVFVEEILRENPQLTATEVRGMVAGNNGNGDGETHVIDIHGGFFQKFSWYARVRLFLLRHRVRPHLFSGIEFEMFVCVVAPLTAVVSLFTPWNSLIVPVAVFSSAALMLFETILVYKLWLATRSFNEEMRILTGE from the coding sequence ATGACATCATTCACACTCGCCGACGTCCAGGAACGCACGTACAAGAAACGTGACGCCTGGTGGACGGTATTTCTGGTCGACCCGCTCGCCGGGCGACTGGTCGTGTGGACCGCCAATCACACCTCGATCACCCCCAACCAGTTGACCCTCGGGGCGGGACTGCTCGGCCTCGCCTCGGCCGCCTGCTTCGCGATGGCGGAGTGGCAGTGGCTGGTCGCGGGGGCGTTGCTGTTCCATCTCAGCTTCGTGCTGGACTGCATGGACGGCAAGATCGCGCGGCTCAAGGGCACGGGCTCGGTGTTCGGCGCCTGGGTGGACTTCGTCTTCGACCGCATCCGCTTCTTCGTCTGCATGATGGCCCTCCTCATCGGCCAGTGGATGTACACCGGTGAGCTCGTCTACCTGCTGCTCGCCCCCCTGCTGACCTTCTTCGACCTGCTGCGCTACCTCAACGGCCCCCAGATGGGCAAGATCCGCAGGAGCATGCGGCGCCAGCTGCGCGCCGCGGTCGCGGGTGAGACGGAGCGCCCCGAGGTGGAGGACGCCGAGAGCACCGAGGTGAACCCGCCCGCGGAGACCGAGGCGGAGGCCGCCGAGGGGGAGACGGACTCCGAGGACGAGGAGAACAGCGGCTACCGCGACTCCGGACTCCAGCCGGCCGCCGCCCGCCAGGTGGTCTTCGTCGAGGAGATCCTGCGGGAGAACCCGCAGTTGACCGCGACCGAGGTGCGCGGGATGGTCGCCGGGAACAACGGGAACGGCGACGGTGAGACCCACGTGATCGACATCCACGGCGGGTTCTTCCAGAAGTTCAGTTGGTACGCCAGGGTGCGCCTGTTCCTGCTGCGCCACCGGGTCCGGCCCCACCTGTTCAGCGGCATCGAGTTCGAGATGTTCGTCTGCGTGGTCGCGCCGCTCACCGCGGTCGTCTCGCTGTTCACCCCCTGGAACAGCCTCATCGTCCCGGTGGCGGTCTTCTCCAGCGCCGCGCTGATGCTCTTCGAGACGATCCTGGTCTACAAGCTGTGGCTCGCCACCCGCAGCTTCAACGAGGAGATGCGGATCCTCACCGGAGAGTGA
- a CDS encoding DUF3592 domain-containing protein, which yields MELYYPLLPIGIGLVSLLWLVHDIVATWLLRLRGDHAEGRIVGYEETNRTSKMVVRFHTEDGEEVLAVHDNSSWSAARHGDPVTVSYDPRNPRRARVVAASWLSLWPRALFLSLAAGILLIGCLLGFLAWF from the coding sequence GTGGAGCTCTACTACCCCCTCCTGCCCATCGGCATCGGTCTGGTGTCCCTGCTGTGGCTGGTGCACGACATCGTCGCGACGTGGCTGCTGCGGCTGCGCGGCGACCACGCCGAAGGCAGGATCGTCGGCTACGAGGAGACCAACCGCACCTCGAAGATGGTCGTGCGGTTCCACACCGAGGACGGTGAGGAGGTGCTCGCCGTCCACGACAACTCCTCCTGGTCGGCCGCACGCCACGGTGACCCCGTCACCGTCTCCTACGATCCGCGCAACCCGCGGCGGGCCCGTGTCGTCGCCGCGTCGTGGCTGAGCCTGTGGCCGCGCGCGCTGTTCCTGTCGTTGGCGGCGGGCATTCTGCTCATCGGCTGTCTTCTGGGTTTTCTCGCCTGGTTCTGA
- a CDS encoding GTP-binding protein → MASNDSERGPAPLPAALKILVAGGFGAGKTTMVGSVSEITPLSTEEVMTEASLGVDDLSGVESKTTTTVALDFGRITVSSELVLYLFGTPGQERFWFMWNELASGALGAVVIADTRRLESCFPSVDFFERRGIPFVVAVNCFDGADVYEPEEVRDALGLGADIPILLCDVRRRESSKEVLIALIQHIQGRIVSGV, encoded by the coding sequence ATGGCATCCAACGACTCTGAACGCGGTCCGGCCCCGCTGCCGGCGGCGCTCAAGATCCTCGTCGCGGGTGGATTCGGCGCGGGCAAGACCACCATGGTCGGCTCGGTCAGCGAGATCACCCCGCTCAGCACCGAGGAGGTGATGACCGAGGCCAGTCTCGGCGTGGACGACCTGTCGGGGGTGGAGAGCAAGACCACCACCACCGTCGCGCTGGACTTCGGGCGGATCACCGTCAGCTCCGAACTGGTGCTCTACCTGTTCGGCACCCCCGGCCAGGAGCGGTTCTGGTTCATGTGGAACGAACTGGCCTCGGGCGCGCTGGGGGCGGTGGTGATCGCCGACACCCGCCGCCTGGAGTCCTGCTTTCCGTCGGTGGACTTCTTCGAACGCCGCGGCATCCCCTTCGTGGTGGCGGTGAACTGCTTCGACGGGGCCGACGTGTACGAACCGGAGGAGGTGCGCGACGCGCTCGGCCTGGGTGCCGACATCCCGATCCTGCTGTGTGACGTGCGTCGTCGCGAGTCGAGCAAGGAGGTGCTGATCGCGTTGATCCAGCACATCCAGGGCAGGATCGTGAGCGGAGTGTGA
- a CDS encoding sensor histidine kinase: MQAAKKKRDPLIRTRLRRIVLAPTSALIVLWLIISGYLAYGAVVHYGYVQANERLLLPSALALVSVMDERSVSSAYVDSPEENQEQLVLAREDVEQRMNSILGDFRELAPLSPEPVQERIAALDEQFDEIDEFRARVDSGQVGHAEIEEYYGALIMAGADLFDEQSRVIPASEVVGPAISATYVFRIVDLLAQADAALTHGFATDEFSMDAQHVFVQRIGAYRGMLEATDDYLGPEQGDMLVSLRESEEYAELSELIDRIAGREVEMETDPFTGGLVEDLSMPVSEEEWQAVYLPVKDSLTEIGASQAMLAAQLQAEVANQAILTAVLGSLGVAAVTALALLFAARSSRHLVERLHRLRDQTQELADRRLPELVRRLKDNEAVDVEAEILSLSDSDDEIGQVSRSFNAAQRTAVEAAVQQAQLRQGINRVFLNIAHRSQTLVHRQLRLLDKLEREQEDPDQLTDLFKLDHLATRARRNAENLLILGGQSPGRTWHQPLPLIDVLRGAISESGDYSRVKRQRIAPVSVQGGAVADVIHLVAELVDNATSFSPPHTKVHLRGDRVPNGVTIEIEDRGLGMKEDELAAANAMLANPPEFDVMRLNEKTRLGLFVVSHLARRHSIKVQLRTSPYGGVLAIVLLPTSLISDAASSPAGEEGDLDAEETASRPHPVRAARPFPAAEDSAPPSGPVPALPPRDDRDVLAPSTDSEPPAPPVAGLPRRIPGVSAFTPPGDGNGNGNGNNGASGGAVHASAEQSPPDTARQPRPSRDGRPPLPRRVPQVNLAPQLCDDLANGADPSDQARPPVDDPERPSRLRQTLSAFQQGTRRGREDGRKRLNDTKKDSQ; encoded by the coding sequence GTGCAGGCAGCCAAGAAAAAGCGGGACCCCCTGATCAGGACCCGTCTCCGCAGAATCGTCCTCGCCCCCACGTCGGCGCTGATCGTCCTGTGGCTGATCATCAGCGGCTACCTGGCCTACGGCGCGGTGGTGCACTACGGCTACGTCCAGGCCAACGAGAGGCTGCTGCTTCCCTCCGCCCTGGCGCTGGTCTCGGTCATGGACGAGCGCTCGGTGTCCTCCGCCTATGTGGACTCCCCGGAGGAGAACCAGGAGCAGCTCGTCCTCGCCCGCGAGGACGTCGAGCAGCGCATGAACAGCATCCTCGGCGACTTCCGCGAACTGGCGCCGCTGTCCCCCGAACCGGTCCAGGAGCGCATCGCCGCCCTGGACGAGCAGTTCGACGAGATCGACGAGTTCCGCGCCCGGGTGGACAGCGGACAGGTCGGCCACGCGGAGATCGAGGAGTACTACGGCGCGCTGATCATGGCCGGGGCGGACCTGTTCGACGAGCAGTCCCGGGTCATCCCGGCCTCGGAGGTCGTCGGCCCGGCGATCAGCGCCACCTACGTGTTCCGCATCGTCGACCTGCTCGCCCAGGCCGACGCCGCGCTGACCCACGGCTTCGCCACCGACGAGTTCTCCATGGACGCCCAGCACGTGTTCGTCCAGAGGATCGGCGCCTACCGGGGCATGCTGGAGGCGACCGACGACTACCTCGGCCCCGAGCAGGGGGACATGCTGGTCTCGCTCCGGGAGAGCGAGGAGTACGCCGAGCTGTCGGAGCTCATCGACCGGATCGCCGGTCGGGAGGTCGAGATGGAGACCGACCCGTTCACCGGTGGACTCGTCGAGGACCTGAGCATGCCGGTGAGCGAGGAGGAGTGGCAGGCGGTGTACCTGCCCGTCAAGGACTCCCTCACCGAGATCGGCGCCAGCCAGGCCATGCTGGCGGCGCAACTGCAGGCGGAGGTCGCCAACCAGGCGATCCTGACAGCGGTCCTGGGCAGCCTCGGCGTCGCCGCGGTCACCGCGCTGGCCCTGCTGTTCGCGGCCCGCTCCTCCCGGCACCTGGTCGAACGGCTGCACCGGCTGCGCGACCAGACCCAGGAACTGGCCGACCGGCGGCTGCCCGAACTGGTGCGCAGGCTGAAGGACAACGAGGCGGTCGACGTCGAGGCCGAGATCCTCTCGCTGAGCGACTCCGACGACGAGATCGGCCAGGTGAGCCGCTCCTTCAACGCCGCCCAGCGCACCGCGGTCGAGGCCGCGGTGCAGCAGGCGCAGTTGCGCCAGGGCATCAACCGGGTGTTCCTCAACATCGCGCACCGCAGCCAGACCCTGGTGCACCGGCAACTGCGCCTGCTGGACAAGCTGGAGCGCGAGCAGGAGGACCCCGACCAGCTGACCGACCTGTTCAAACTGGACCACCTCGCCACCCGGGCCCGGCGCAACGCCGAGAACCTGCTCATCCTGGGCGGCCAGAGCCCCGGTCGGACCTGGCACCAGCCGCTGCCGCTGATCGACGTGCTGCGGGGCGCCATCTCGGAGTCCGGTGACTACTCCAGGGTCAAGCGCCAGCGGATCGCTCCCGTCTCGGTGCAGGGAGGAGCGGTCGCCGACGTCATCCACCTCGTCGCCGAGCTGGTCGACAACGCGACCTCGTTCTCTCCCCCGCACACCAAGGTCCACCTGCGCGGTGACCGGGTGCCCAACGGGGTGACGATCGAGATCGAGGACCGCGGCCTGGGCATGAAGGAGGACGAGCTCGCCGCGGCCAACGCGATGCTGGCCAACCCGCCCGAGTTCGACGTGATGCGGTTGAACGAGAAGACGCGGCTCGGTCTCTTCGTGGTCTCCCACCTGGCTCGCCGCCACAGCATCAAGGTGCAGTTGCGGACCTCCCCCTACGGCGGGGTGCTGGCCATCGTGCTGCTGCCGACGAGCCTGATCTCCGACGCCGCCTCCTCGCCCGCGGGCGAGGAGGGCGACCTCGACGCGGAGGAGACGGCGTCCCGTCCGCACCCGGTGCGTGCGGCGCGCCCCTTCCCGGCCGCCGAGGACTCCGCGCCGCCCAGCGGTCCGGTGCCGGCCCTCCCTCCGCGGGACGACCGGGACGTGCTCGCCCCGTCCACCGATTCCGAGCCGCCCGCTCCGCCGGTGGCCGGGCTGCCGCGCCGGATCCCCGGGGTGAGCGCCTTCACACCTCCAGGCGACGGCAACGGCAACGGCAACGGCAACAACGGTGCGTCCGGTGGTGCCGTCCACGCGTCGGCCGAGCAGTCTCCTCCCGACACGGCACGGCAGCCCAGGCCCTCCCGCGACGGGCGTCCCCCGCTGCCCCGCCGTGTTCCCCAGGTGAACCTGGCCCCCCAGTTGTGTGATGACCTCGCCAACGGAGCGGACCCCTCCGACCAGGCGAGGCCGCCCGTCGACGATCCGGAGCGTCCGTCGCGACTGCGTCAGACCCTGTCAGCGTTCCAGCAGGGCACCCGCAGGGGCCGCGAGGACGGTAGGAAGCGGTTGAACGACACCAAGAAGGATTCACAGTGA
- a CDS encoding DUF742 domain-containing protein: MSDRHTPGSAPDSPGSPVRPYVMTEGREGADTVQLDMISVVIAVRGEVDEFSLEPEQLAILDLCHRPLSVAEVSARLDIPVAVVKVLMGDLIARGHMLARAPYTIQHPVVGRDVLQAVLDGIQRL; this comes from the coding sequence ATGTCCGATCGGCACACGCCGGGCTCGGCTCCTGACAGTCCCGGTTCCCCGGTCAGGCCCTACGTCATGACAGAGGGGCGTGAGGGGGCGGACACGGTCCAACTGGACATGATCAGCGTGGTCATCGCGGTCCGCGGCGAGGTGGACGAGTTCTCCCTGGAGCCCGAACAACTCGCGATCCTCGACCTCTGCCACCGTCCGCTGTCGGTGGCGGAGGTCTCCGCCCGTCTCGACATCCCGGTGGCCGTGGTCAAAGTGCTGATGGGAGACCTGATAGCGCGTGGCCACATGCTCGCCCGCGCCCCGTACACGATCCAGCACCCGGTGGTTGGCCGGGACGTACTTCAGGCGGTTCTCGATGGCATCCAACGACTCTGA
- a CDS encoding amidohydrolase gives MPQAVDPRRVAEHGSEVMRLVDEIFPLVEGFYVDLHRNPELSYQEHRTSRAVAEWLSRAGYEVTTGVGGTGVVGVLRNGEGPTVLLRCDMDALPLEEQTGLPYASTARGTAADGQEVPIMHACGHDAHTACLVGAADLLAGSRDRWSGTLMVVAQPGQETLDGAEAMLADGLYERFGRPDIALAQRVGPQPAGMIAHRAGVILGMSSTVRVRVFGSTGHGGFQPQTGVDPVVIAASIVTRLQTIVAREVNPSEMAVLTVGVLRAGVRSDLVPSEAYLEINTRCLNERVADRLHAAIERVVRAEAAASAAPRDPEVTVVRASGLTRNDAEQTRALTAAHRAYFGDAYVIDLPEPFTVGEDFGVFGLPGDPDPVPYVLWLIGSTPHEVWAAAPGTTPFDKLASVPGSHSSHFAPDREPTLRAGLAALTIAALTYLGRSAGPGRATSGLARNGRSFTLDEGESTQNTDMRALLDDDEGESTQNTDMRALLDDDEGESTQNTDMRALLDDDEGESTQNTDMRALLDDDEGESTQNTDMRALLDDDEGESTQNTDMRALLDDDEDESTQHTDMAELLRDPPPPPRGPTQGTETGPSSSFRPPSGPAFSAPPPSGPPVDAPPPPPGTQPHQDEPPHHY, from the coding sequence GTGCCGCAGGCGGTCGATCCACGACGTGTCGCAGAACACGGCAGCGAGGTCATGCGTCTCGTCGACGAGATCTTCCCCCTCGTCGAGGGGTTCTACGTCGACCTGCACCGAAACCCCGAGTTGTCGTACCAGGAGCACCGCACCTCCCGGGCCGTGGCCGAATGGCTCTCCCGCGCGGGCTACGAGGTCACCACGGGCGTGGGCGGCACCGGCGTCGTCGGCGTCCTCCGCAACGGGGAGGGGCCGACCGTGCTGCTGCGCTGCGACATGGACGCCCTCCCCCTGGAGGAGCAGACCGGCCTGCCCTACGCCAGCACGGCGCGCGGCACCGCGGCCGACGGCCAGGAGGTGCCGATCATGCACGCCTGCGGCCACGACGCGCACACCGCCTGCCTGGTCGGCGCCGCCGACCTGCTGGCCGGTTCCCGGGACCGTTGGAGCGGCACCCTGATGGTGGTCGCCCAACCGGGCCAGGAGACCCTCGACGGCGCCGAGGCCATGCTCGCCGACGGACTCTACGAACGCTTCGGACGGCCCGACATCGCCCTCGCCCAGCGGGTCGGACCGCAGCCCGCGGGCATGATCGCGCACCGCGCCGGGGTCATTCTGGGCATGTCCAGCACCGTGCGGGTGCGGGTCTTCGGCAGCACCGGCCACGGCGGGTTCCAGCCGCAGACGGGTGTCGACCCGGTGGTCATCGCGGCCTCCATCGTCACCCGGTTGCAGACCATCGTCGCGCGCGAGGTCAACCCCAGCGAGATGGCCGTGCTCACCGTCGGTGTGCTGCGGGCCGGAGTCAGGTCCGACCTCGTGCCGAGCGAGGCGTACCTGGAGATCAACACGCGCTGCCTCAACGAACGGGTGGCCGACCGGCTGCACGCCGCCATCGAGCGCGTCGTCAGGGCGGAGGCCGCGGCCTCCGCGGCGCCCCGCGACCCCGAGGTCACCGTCGTACGGGCCTCCGGGCTGACCCGGAACGACGCCGAGCAGACCCGCGCGCTGACCGCCGCGCACCGCGCCTACTTCGGCGACGCCTACGTGATCGACCTGCCCGAGCCCTTCACCGTCGGAGAGGACTTCGGCGTGTTCGGGCTGCCCGGCGATCCGGACCCGGTGCCGTACGTCCTGTGGCTCATCGGCTCCACCCCGCACGAGGTGTGGGCCGCCGCCCCCGGCACCACCCCGTTCGACAAGCTCGCCTCGGTGCCCGGCTCCCACTCCTCCCACTTCGCCCCCGACCGTGAGCCCACGCTGCGCGCCGGACTCGCCGCCCTCACCATCGCCGCCCTGACCTATCTGGGACGCAGCGCGGGACCGGGACGCGCGACCTCCGGTCTGGCGAGGAACGGCCGCTCCTTCACCCTCGACGAGGGGGAGTCGACGCAGAACACGGACATGCGGGCGCTGCTCGACGACGACGAGGGGGAGTCGACGCAGAACACGGACATGCGGGCGCTGCTCGACGACGACGAGGGGGAGTCGACGCAGAACACGGACATGCGGGCGCTGCTCGACGACGACGAGGGGGAGTCGACGCAGAACACGGACATGCGGGCGCTGCTCGACGACGACGAGGGGGAGTCGACGCAGAACACGGACATGCGGGCGCTGCTCGACGACGACGAGGGGGAGTCGACGCAGAACACGGACATGCGGGCGCTGCTCGACGACGACGAGGACGAGTCCACACAGCACACGGACATGGCCGAACTCCTGCGCGACCCCCCGCCGCCCCCGCGGGGACCGACCCAGGGCACCGAGACCGGACCGTCGAGTTCGTTCCGTCCGCCCTCCGGTCCCGCGTTCTCCGCACCACCGCCCTCGGGGCCGCCGGTCGACGCGCCGCCCCCTCCCCCCGGCACCCAGCCCCACCAGGACGAGCCGCCCCACCACTACTAG
- a CDS encoding roadblock/LC7 domain-containing protein: MTDNAPRDLDWLLDELVERAVGAQYAIVLSSDGLPIGKSREMTAEDAEHLSAIASAFQSLAQGTGRQFRGGRVLQTVVEMENAYLFVTGAGNGACLAVIAGEESDVGLIAYEMNVLVEQVGRFLESSPRRNARSTANGQAPTTPTR, translated from the coding sequence GTGACCGACAACGCCCCCCGAGATCTGGATTGGTTGCTCGACGAACTGGTCGAACGCGCAGTCGGCGCCCAGTACGCGATCGTGCTGTCCTCCGACGGTCTGCCCATCGGCAAGTCCAGGGAGATGACCGCCGAGGACGCCGAGCACCTGTCCGCGATCGCCTCGGCCTTCCAGAGTCTCGCCCAGGGCACCGGACGCCAGTTCAGAGGCGGCCGGGTGCTGCAGACCGTGGTCGAGATGGAGAACGCCTACCTGTTCGTCACCGGTGCGGGCAACGGTGCCTGCCTGGCGGTCATCGCCGGAGAGGAGTCCGATGTGGGTCTCATCGCCTACGAGATGAACGTACTGGTGGAGCAGGTCGGACGGTTCCTGGAGTCCTCTCCCCGGCGCAACGCCCGGTCAACGGCCAACGGTCAGGCGCCCACCACCCCGACGCGATAG
- a CDS encoding GuaB1 family IMP dehydrogenase-related protein translates to MRFLNDQVPTHDLTYGDVFMVPQRSSVGSRMNADLASHDGTGTTIPIVVANMTAVAGRRMAETVARRGGLVVIPQDIPTDVVTDVVRWTKSRHLVHDTPITLGPEATVGHALNLLPKRAHNAVIVVDDRRRPVGVVTEADCAGVDRFTQLREVMSTDLLTVAAGTDPREAFGTLHDFRHRLAPVVDGDGSLVGVLTRTGALRATLYQPAVDARGRLRVAAAVGINGDVAARAARLVEAGVDTLVVDTAHGHQEKMLDTLRQVRALDPGVPIVAGNVVTAEGVRDLVAAGADIVKVGVGPGAMCTTRMMTGVGRPQFSAVLECAAAARELGRSVWADGGVRHPRDVALALAAGASNVMIGSWFAGTYESPGDVLRDAEGRLYKESFGMASARAVRLRTAEDSPFDRARKALFEEGISSGRMYLDPERPGVEDLLDLIVAGLRSAMTYAGAATLEEFHGRAVVGVQSSAGYNEGKPTPSGW, encoded by the coding sequence GTGCGCTTTCTCAACGACCAGGTGCCCACCCACGACCTGACCTACGGCGACGTGTTCATGGTTCCCCAACGTTCATCTGTTGGTTCCCGGATGAACGCCGACCTGGCATCGCATGATGGTACCGGGACCACGATCCCCATCGTAGTGGCGAACATGACAGCGGTCGCCGGTCGCCGGATGGCCGAGACCGTCGCGCGGCGCGGCGGCCTGGTCGTCATTCCCCAGGACATCCCCACCGACGTGGTGACGGACGTGGTCCGGTGGACGAAGAGCCGCCACCTGGTGCACGACACGCCCATCACCCTCGGCCCCGAGGCGACCGTCGGCCACGCGCTGAACCTGCTGCCCAAGCGGGCGCACAACGCCGTCATCGTCGTCGACGACAGGCGCCGCCCCGTCGGTGTGGTCACCGAGGCCGACTGCGCGGGGGTGGACCGCTTCACCCAGTTGCGCGAGGTCATGTCGACGGACCTGCTGACCGTCGCGGCGGGCACCGACCCCCGGGAGGCGTTCGGCACCCTGCACGACTTCCGGCACCGCCTGGCCCCGGTGGTGGACGGCGACGGTTCGCTCGTGGGTGTGCTGACCCGCACCGGGGCGCTGCGCGCCACCCTCTACCAGCCGGCGGTCGACGCCCGGGGGCGGCTGCGCGTGGCCGCCGCCGTCGGCATCAACGGCGACGTGGCCGCCCGGGCGGCGCGGCTGGTCGAGGCGGGCGTCGACACCCTGGTGGTCGACACCGCGCACGGCCACCAGGAGAAGATGCTCGACACGCTGCGGCAGGTGCGCGCCCTGGACCCCGGCGTGCCGATCGTGGCGGGCAACGTCGTCACCGCCGAGGGGGTCCGCGACCTCGTCGCGGCGGGCGCCGACATCGTCAAGGTCGGGGTGGGGCCCGGCGCGATGTGCACCACCCGCATGATGACGGGTGTGGGCCGCCCCCAGTTCTCCGCCGTGCTGGAGTGCGCCGCCGCGGCCCGCGAACTCGGCAGGTCGGTCTGGGCCGACGGTGGGGTCCGGCATCCGCGCGACGTGGCGCTGGCGCTGGCCGCCGGAGCGAGCAACGTGATGATCGGCTCCTGGTTCGCCGGGACCTACGAGTCCCCGGGGGACGTGCTGCGCGACGCCGAGGGCAGGCTCTACAAGGAGAGCTTCGGCATGGCCTCGGCCCGCGCCGTCCGGCTGCGCACGGCCGAGGACTCGCCGTTCGACCGGGCGCGCAAGGCGCTGTTCGAGGAGGGCATCTCCTCGGGGCGGATGTATCTGGACCCCGAGCGCCCCGGGGTCGAGGACCTGCTCGACCTGATCGTCGCGGGGCTGCGCAGCGCCATGACCTACGCCGGGGCCGCCACCCTGGAGGAGTTCCACGGGCGCGCGGTCGTCGGTGTGCAGAGTTCCGCCGGATACAACGAGGGGAAACCGACGCCGAGCGGTTGGTGA